From a region of the Paenibacillus sp. FSL R10-2734 genome:
- a CDS encoding cold-shock protein, translating to MQTGTVKWFNADKGFGFIEVEGGEDVFVHFSAITGDGFKSLDEGQRVEFNVVQGNRGQQAENVVKL from the coding sequence ATGCAAACAGGAACAGTGAAATGGTTTAACGCAGACAAAGGCTTTGGTTTTATCGAGGTTGAAGGTGGAGAGGATGTATTCGTACATTTCAGCGCAATCACTGGAGACGGATTCAAGTCTTTGGACGAAGGACAACGTGTAGAATTTAACGTAGTTCAAGGCAATCGTGGTCAACAAGCTGAGAATGTAGTTAAACTCTAG
- a CDS encoding DNA-binding protein gives MQVFEDWNLKVKKTFNATSNKEVLTVSEAGSLLGLSKDQMKSYVDKHKLTKVPIMRSVVRYLLLKSEIDAILNKI, from the coding sequence ATGCAGGTGTTTGAAGACTGGAATTTAAAAGTGAAAAAAACCTTTAACGCTACAAGCAACAAGGAAGTATTGACGGTGTCTGAAGCAGGCAGCTTGCTCGGTCTGTCTAAAGATCAAATGAAAAGCTATGTTGACAAGCATAAGCTAACTAAAGTCCCAATCATGAGAAGTGTGGTCAGGTATCTTTTACTGAAAAGTGAAATCGATGCGATTCTGAACAAAATCTAA
- a CDS encoding LCP family protein: MKNKQSTHPPASFTLSRIEKKKVKKSNKISKKMKIWYFSLAIVLIAGLGSFIFRKELMIFGFDNVVAPTIEHTLNESYVPLEDTEDPGAQATTTENKNDPFSILLLGTDQRGKENGLSDSIIYTVIRPLDHKALLVSIPRDSFTEIIGAEHIKGARTKTKINAAHSYGGPQMSVDTVKNLLNAPIDYYATINFNGLVGVTDALGGVVLPITKVIENKNPIHEKLRIEPNKPIYSGKEALMYVRYREDSDFKRTERQRIYLKSALERMKRLDNILNIQNIIEIAGSNFKTNMKSDFILDLAKKVILEGGTPEITSHMLQGEGKHTDQWYYILDENDVKHTHDMIEIWLNPESTEADLITASKDDDA, translated from the coding sequence ATGAAAAATAAACAGAGCACTCATCCACCGGCTTCATTTACTTTAAGTAGAATCGAGAAAAAGAAGGTAAAGAAGAGTAATAAAATCAGCAAGAAAATGAAGATCTGGTACTTTTCGCTTGCTATCGTACTTATTGCAGGGCTGGGATCTTTTATTTTCCGTAAAGAATTAATGATTTTTGGGTTTGATAATGTTGTAGCCCCAACTATTGAACACACCCTTAATGAGTCCTATGTGCCGTTAGAAGATACTGAAGATCCTGGAGCACAAGCAACGACGACGGAAAATAAAAACGATCCGTTTTCTATCCTTCTGCTAGGCACCGACCAGCGTGGTAAAGAGAATGGACTTTCTGACTCCATAATCTATACCGTCATTCGACCTCTGGACCATAAGGCACTGCTCGTCTCCATTCCTCGCGATTCATTTACAGAAATTATTGGAGCGGAACATATTAAAGGAGCAAGAACAAAAACCAAGATTAATGCGGCGCATTCATACGGTGGTCCACAGATGAGTGTAGATACCGTTAAGAATTTATTGAACGCGCCAATTGATTACTATGCCACTATAAATTTTAATGGGCTTGTGGGTGTTACGGATGCTCTAGGAGGCGTGGTGCTTCCAATCACCAAGGTGATAGAGAATAAGAATCCAATTCATGAGAAACTAAGAATTGAGCCAAACAAACCGATCTATTCTGGTAAAGAAGCTTTAATGTATGTAAGATATCGAGAAGACTCTGATTTTAAGCGAACAGAACGGCAACGGATTTATTTGAAATCAGCGCTTGAACGAATGAAAAGATTAGATAATATTCTTAATATACAGAACATTATTGAAATTGCCGGGAGTAACTTTAAAACCAATATGAAGTCTGACTTTATTCTAGATTTGGCTAAGAAAGTAATCCTTGAAGGGGGAACCCCTGAAATAACGAGTCATATGTTGCAAGGGGAGGGAAAACATACGGATCAATGGTATTATATACTCGATGAAAATGATGTAAAGCATACCCATGATATGATCGAGATTTGGTTGAATCCAGAATCTACTGAGGCTGATCTCATAACCGCATCTAAGGATGATGACGCATAA
- a CDS encoding DinB family protein encodes MAVKTNEQMLLDFKSLIPFVESLEEVPDQYWNKPLATGKWTVKDILCHLMLWDKYFYEGAIKKIILKEPLTTKHLDFNEFNANAIEYAKLLSKQTLIEQFVFYRTRILDAVSGLTDEEYDQEYKDGDRMKFSVRKYLRSFIPHDKHHQKQIEHFLKYIQQDES; translated from the coding sequence ATGGCAGTAAAAACAAATGAGCAAATGCTACTCGATTTTAAGTCGCTCATTCCATTCGTGGAATCATTAGAAGAGGTGCCAGATCAATATTGGAATAAGCCCTTAGCAACTGGTAAATGGACCGTGAAGGATATCCTCTGTCACCTCATGCTCTGGGATAAGTATTTCTATGAAGGTGCTATAAAGAAGATTATTTTGAAAGAACCGTTAACAACAAAACATCTGGATTTTAACGAGTTTAATGCCAACGCTATTGAGTATGCCAAATTGTTATCCAAGCAAACATTGATTGAACAATTTGTGTTCTACAGAACAAGAATTTTAGATGCAGTCTCTGGATTAACGGATGAAGAATATGATCAGGAATATAAGGATGGAGACCGCATGAAGTTCAGTGTTCGCAAGTATTTGAGAAGTTTTATCCCGCATGATAAGCATCATCAGAAACAGATTGAGCATTTCTTAAAATACATACAGCAAGATGAATCCTAG
- a CDS encoding HAD family hydrolase — MEQKQIIVFLDSGDTLVDESTEIRDEDGIVLTADLIPGADVMIRALHENGYTLALVADGDTQSFKNVFNQHGLHDYFTAMIISENIKAVKPSSRMFKAAIGALDLSEADFSRTVMVGNNLSRDMKGANALGITSIFQSWTTRYPHTPADESERPDYTISEPIELIELIDKLNEELQY; from the coding sequence ATGGAACAGAAACAGATCATTGTTTTTTTGGATAGTGGAGATACGCTAGTGGATGAATCCACGGAGATCAGGGACGAGGACGGGATCGTGCTAACAGCGGATCTTATACCGGGTGCGGACGTCATGATCAGAGCTTTGCATGAGAACGGTTATACCCTGGCGCTGGTCGCAGACGGCGATACGCAATCATTCAAGAACGTATTTAATCAGCATGGGCTTCATGATTATTTTACGGCCATGATTATATCAGAGAATATTAAGGCAGTTAAGCCTAGCTCTCGAATGTTTAAAGCCGCTATTGGTGCCCTTGATTTATCGGAAGCAGACTTCTCACGCACTGTCATGGTAGGCAACAACTTAAGTCGAGATATGAAAGGAGCAAACGCGCTCGGCATTACGAGTATTTTTCAAAGCTGGACGACGCGTTATCCTCACACACCTGCCGATGAGTCCGAACGTCCAGACTATACGATCAGCGAACCGATTGAATTGATCGAACTAATCGATAAACTCAACGAGGAGCTACAGTATTAA
- a CDS encoding GntR family transcriptional regulator has translation MDNQNQQKERKPLLYIQTANHVMEEIRNRKLQPHDLVPSEGEIAKLYGVSRMTAKLALQILEKKGIVYRHARRGTFVSADYQAHSEELVLEKAIEAKKPMCKIALVIPIMDDYIGRIIASVEREAREVNCHLLIRMTADKEDESVCLQELYDDQVDGIILYPRGSTQCSEKVMELSLLNYPLVIIDRIFREVQIDCVYHDHYHGAYKTTQYLIEKGHEEIGYISMAFDGVTSREDRYRGYLQAMLDHDLPVNSRNIYLNCTEDYMHQLSAPNKQLEMFLGNHSTLTAVVCVDDYIATSCLYTAISMQILVPDQLSIIGFTDIQLVSLLPVPLTTARQATEKLGQAAVQRVIKRMDHSREGALTIKIDTTIVERSSVRPLK, from the coding sequence ATGGACAATCAGAATCAACAAAAAGAGCGGAAACCGTTATTATATATTCAGACTGCAAATCATGTTATGGAGGAAATCCGGAACAGGAAGCTTCAGCCACATGATCTCGTCCCATCGGAAGGGGAGATCGCCAAGTTATATGGTGTCAGCCGTATGACGGCGAAGCTTGCCCTGCAAATCTTAGAGAAAAAAGGGATCGTTTATCGCCATGCCCGTCGCGGGACATTCGTATCTGCTGATTACCAGGCACATTCTGAGGAGCTGGTGCTAGAAAAGGCAATCGAGGCGAAGAAACCGATGTGCAAGATTGCATTGGTAATTCCCATCATGGATGATTATATTGGGAGAATCATCGCTTCCGTCGAAAGGGAAGCTCGCGAGGTGAATTGTCATTTACTTATACGAATGACTGCGGATAAGGAAGATGAAAGTGTATGCTTGCAAGAGCTGTATGATGATCAAGTGGATGGTATTATTTTATATCCGCGTGGGAGTACGCAGTGCAGCGAGAAAGTGATGGAGCTTAGTCTACTTAACTATCCACTAGTTATTATTGATCGTATCTTTCGCGAGGTGCAGATTGACTGTGTTTATCATGATCATTACCATGGGGCTTATAAGACCACCCAGTATTTGATTGAGAAAGGTCATGAGGAAATCGGATATATCTCGATGGCATTTGACGGTGTGACGAGCAGGGAAGATCGGTACAGAGGTTATCTTCAAGCCATGCTGGATCATGATCTGCCGGTCAACAGCCGTAATATTTACTTGAATTGCACTGAGGATTATATGCATCAATTGAGTGCTCCTAATAAGCAATTGGAAATGTTTCTAGGTAATCATTCGACGTTGACGGCAGTTGTATGTGTAGACGACTATATCGCTACATCGTGTCTGTACACGGCAATCTCAATGCAAATATTGGTGCCGGATCAATTGTCCATCATAGGATTTACCGACATTCAATTGGTGAGCTTGCTGCCGGTTCCTTTAACTACTGCAAGACAAGCGACAGAGAAACTCGGACAAGCTGCCGTACAGCGAGTTATTAAACGGATGGATCATTCACGTGAAGGGGCGCTAACGATCAAAATCGATACCACCATCGTCGAGCGGAGCTCCGTTCGACCACTAAAGTGA
- a CDS encoding DUF5054 domain-containing protein — protein sequence MNNTKKVHVVFKTHLDIGFTNMAAHVLRQYMEEYIPKAIALADTLEAEGGRAQFVWTTGSWLIRYYLDHAFASEKEAMEKAIRKGHIVWHGLPFTTHTELMDKELFRYGLSISQELDQQFGKQTLAAKMTDVPGHTLSMVPYMHEAGIHYMHLGVNPASMRPDVPKLFRWQAGDGSELIVNYAGSYGEPVEVEGIDDILLFAHTGDNCGPPSAEEIEEQFREIQERYPDAEIIASSLDAFARSLMQVREQLPVVCEEIGDTWIHGAGTDPLKLAKLRELQRLRSKWLSEGSLDEHSDAYKGMSDAMLLVVEHTWGLDVKKWLPDFRNYAKIDFNAARIKDEIDVDDIPAKFNYIGAFAMDEFDKHSSGLFASEQSVRTYSMIERSWAEQRGYLDQAVACLDEDKQAEAKEAFSKLEPAKGDFFADAEQASIQEMYAVEGYKLAFGVNGSLVHLSDANGKVWVDESHPFGVYSYETFGTEDYARYFRTYMQNLGFTHPWSDADFNKPGFEFVRPLPSHQLYEPIVTDMKRINGNKFLLRLRMPTQAHELYGAPKELEYLYNFEQECAVDVSLQWFGKEANRLPEASWFGCALNVDNPNLWMMEKMGLPVSPLRVVKDGNRNLHALGRGVSYQGADGSAFIETRESALAAPGQKRLLQFDNSFASLDKGWHFNLHNNIWGTNFPMWYGEDAVFRFRLNLQSNRK from the coding sequence ATGAATAACACTAAGAAGGTCCATGTTGTATTTAAAACGCATTTGGATATTGGTTTCACGAATATGGCTGCACATGTGCTAAGACAGTACATGGAAGAGTATATTCCGAAAGCGATCGCTTTGGCTGATACACTCGAAGCTGAAGGTGGTCGTGCGCAATTTGTATGGACGACCGGATCTTGGCTCATTCGTTATTATTTAGATCACGCGTTTGCTTCGGAAAAAGAAGCGATGGAGAAGGCGATCCGTAAGGGGCATATTGTGTGGCATGGATTACCATTCACTACACATACTGAGCTTATGGATAAGGAGCTTTTCCGATACGGGCTGTCGATCAGCCAAGAGCTTGACCAACAATTTGGAAAACAAACGTTAGCCGCGAAAATGACAGATGTGCCTGGACACACACTGTCTATGGTTCCTTACATGCATGAAGCAGGTATTCATTATATGCATCTTGGAGTTAATCCAGCTTCTATGCGTCCTGATGTTCCAAAGCTGTTTCGATGGCAGGCGGGGGATGGTAGCGAATTAATTGTGAACTATGCCGGAAGCTACGGAGAGCCAGTTGAGGTCGAAGGGATCGACGATATATTGCTATTTGCGCATACAGGTGATAATTGTGGGCCGCCAAGTGCTGAGGAGATCGAAGAGCAATTCCGTGAAATCCAAGAACGATATCCTGACGCTGAGATTATAGCTTCTTCGCTAGATGCATTCGCCAGAAGTCTTATGCAGGTTCGCGAGCAGCTTCCTGTGGTTTGTGAAGAAATCGGTGATACTTGGATTCACGGTGCAGGCACAGATCCACTGAAGCTCGCCAAGCTTCGCGAGCTACAGCGTTTGAGAAGCAAATGGCTATCCGAAGGAAGCTTAGACGAGCATAGTGATGCCTATAAAGGGATGAGCGATGCTATGTTGTTGGTAGTAGAGCATACATGGGGTTTAGACGTAAAGAAATGGCTTCCTGACTTTCGTAACTATGCGAAAATAGACTTTAATGCAGCTAGAATCAAAGATGAGATTGATGTAGACGATATCCCCGCGAAATTCAATTATATTGGTGCATTTGCTATGGATGAATTTGATAAGCATTCTAGTGGCTTATTTGCGTCGGAGCAGAGCGTCCGTACTTACTCGATGATCGAACGTTCATGGGCGGAGCAACGGGGATATCTAGATCAGGCAGTCGCCTGCCTGGATGAAGACAAACAAGCGGAGGCAAAGGAAGCGTTTAGTAAGTTAGAGCCTGCGAAGGGAGACTTTTTCGCTGATGCTGAGCAGGCAAGTATCCAAGAAATGTATGCGGTAGAAGGTTATAAGCTGGCTTTTGGTGTGAATGGCTCACTTGTTCATTTATCGGATGCTAATGGAAAAGTATGGGTTGACGAAAGCCATCCCTTCGGCGTTTATTCCTATGAGACCTTCGGAACGGAGGACTACGCCAGATACTTCCGCACCTATATGCAAAACCTAGGCTTCACCCACCCTTGGTCTGATGCCGACTTTAACAAGCCTGGCTTTGAATTCGTTCGACCATTGCCTAGTCATCAGCTATATGAGCCTATCGTGACTGATATGAAGCGAATAAACGGCAACAAATTCTTGCTGCGTTTACGCATGCCAACTCAAGCTCATGAATTGTATGGCGCTCCGAAGGAACTTGAATACCTGTACAACTTTGAGCAGGAATGTGCCGTCGACGTATCTCTGCAATGGTTCGGGAAAGAAGCGAACCGCCTACCGGAAGCAAGCTGGTTTGGTTGTGCGTTGAATGTCGATAACCCCAATCTTTGGATGATGGAGAAGATGGGCTTGCCTGTCTCACCTTTGCGCGTAGTGAAGGACGGGAATCGAAATCTTCATGCATTAGGCCGTGGAGTTAGTTATCAGGGTGCGGATGGGAGCGCCTTTATCGAAACTAGGGAATCTGCTTTGGCTGCACCGGGTCAAAAAAGGCTGCTGCAATTCGATAATTCTTTTGCTTCGCTAGATAAAGGATGGCATTTCAATTTGCACAACAATATCTGGGGTACAAATTTCCCTATGTGGTACGGTGAAGATGCAGTATTCCGTTTTCGTCTGAATTTACAATCGAACCGTAAATAA
- a CDS encoding GHKL domain-containing protein — MNNIVLDELFYVLTLAALPFIIHYFYNHCFPRLWESKIILYSVYAAYYVFVLLLHYSPLPGLWILGLNIVGIVLLSFLYKGKIQWRIGAALFIVALIILSDAATAPVYTTSGYIFTLFLSKLLMFLLVKITLRFTKSFGEGNLSSLYWIGLFCFPFISILSIAKLSSELSLREYPALYPTLSAGMLLINFLIILLCDRVLTIQSAQNKNHLLEQQNNYYMNQYLLTKERQQEMFTFQHDFRNILLSLRSQLQAGEKEAGLNDVDKLLGVIELSSGGCNTGSILIDSIINYKQQFANKLGIAFHSDIQIPPQLDLDAYAISIILGNTLDNAIEACKHPDLTEPYIKFQLHYHKGTLFIRIQNPYQHLIRTNHFGELATTKRDKHFHGIGLKSVKKAVEETGGIWDITYENQIFQVEICLFNIGILSVAEAGQKCTS, encoded by the coding sequence TTGAATAATATTGTTCTAGATGAACTGTTCTATGTCCTTACGCTTGCTGCTCTCCCATTTATCATCCATTATTTCTATAACCATTGTTTTCCACGACTTTGGGAATCCAAAATAATCCTTTATTCCGTATACGCTGCCTATTATGTTTTCGTACTCCTCCTTCACTACAGCCCACTCCCCGGCTTATGGATACTTGGGCTTAATATAGTGGGGATCGTTCTCTTGTCCTTTTTGTACAAAGGAAAAATACAATGGCGTATTGGTGCCGCTTTATTCATAGTTGCACTGATTATTTTATCAGATGCAGCTACCGCACCTGTGTATACGACCAGCGGATACATCTTCACCTTGTTTTTGTCCAAGCTTCTGATGTTTTTACTGGTGAAGATCACGCTTCGTTTTACCAAATCTTTTGGCGAGGGAAATCTAAGCAGTTTGTATTGGATTGGGCTGTTCTGTTTTCCGTTTATAAGCATTCTCAGTATCGCAAAATTATCGAGTGAGCTGTCATTGCGGGAATATCCTGCCTTGTATCCGACCTTGTCCGCGGGAATGCTGTTGATTAACTTCTTGATCATTCTTTTGTGCGATCGCGTACTAACCATACAATCGGCACAGAATAAAAATCACCTATTGGAACAACAAAACAACTATTATATGAACCAGTATCTGCTCACGAAAGAAAGGCAGCAAGAAATGTTTACGTTCCAACATGATTTCAGGAATATCTTGCTAAGCCTGAGGTCACAATTACAAGCTGGGGAGAAAGAAGCAGGACTGAATGATGTAGATAAGTTGCTTGGAGTGATCGAACTCTCTTCAGGCGGATGTAATACCGGCTCGATCCTAATCGACTCTATCATTAATTACAAACAGCAATTTGCCAATAAACTGGGCATTGCCTTTCATTCAGACATTCAAATCCCACCTCAGCTCGACCTAGATGCTTATGCAATTAGTATTATTCTAGGGAACACTCTCGATAATGCTATTGAAGCATGTAAGCATCCAGATTTGACTGAGCCCTATATTAAATTCCAACTTCATTATCATAAGGGTACTTTATTTATCAGAATACAGAATCCATATCAGCATTTAATACGTACTAACCATTTTGGAGAATTAGCTACAACAAAACGAGATAAGCATTTTCATGGTATCGGTCTAAAAAGCGTAAAGAAGGCGGTTGAGGAAACCGGTGGAATTTGGGATATCACCTATGAAAACCAAATTTTCCAAGTTGAAATTTGCCTTTTTAACATAGGGATCTTATCTGTTGCAGAAGCTGGACAAAAATGCACCTCCTAG